In Danio aesculapii chromosome 17, fDanAes4.1, whole genome shotgun sequence, the sequence tggctgtgacttttacactgaaatgacttcttttttatgaactgagataacttcctgttatactgaaataccttccgtttaaagtgaaaaattcatgcgcactcacatatgaaatcacttgcatatatgtatatacacaagtcattatatatatatgggtgtgtttgcataaatgcagtttatatgtatgtgcgcgtgtgtgtgggtgtgtttgcatagatggagtttatatgtatgtgcgtgtgttagtgtgggtgtgtatgcatggatggaatatatatatgtatgtgcgtgtgttaatgtgggtgtgtttgcatggatggagtatatatgtatgtgcgcgtgtgtcgtagtgtttgcataaatggagtttatatgtatgtgcgtgtgtgtgtgtgagtgtatgcgtgtgtcaagtttatatgtatatacacaagtttcatatatgttgttttaaacatctaaaagtataggtgtatatgcgagtaatttataggtgtatatgcacgtgtttatgtgtgtgttgataagcaaagtttgatttaaatcctacacggcgcctcataggaattgcttagggcccctcAAATCCCTATTTCTGCCCCAGAACATATGTAGcacacataaaatataaaaagtatttaaataatatttaatcttaAAGACtggatataactttttaaaaCGTAGGCTCAACATGTTGTTCGTTTGTTATCATTTAAATCAGATGCTACAACTTCCATTTGACTGCGAATTGGTCAAAATGTTATTATGAAACTGCCTCTATATACATAAATATGTCgaatattatacattaaatattaaacaaacacgGGTACtcaacataaatatatatgtttatagtCAGCAAGTAACGTTAACGTTAATATGCTTACCGAATCTCTTGTCAACTACCAGCACGCAGGCCATTGCCTAAAATACAACTAGTACTTGTATATTTATAAAAGATAacgatgaataaacaaataatctgGATGTCCGTCACGTGGCATAAAATACGTTTGTAAACAACTACAGGcattacagcacacacacaaaaaaaatgcaacgGTAAGAACTCACGTTGACACTCGGTAAACTTCGGAAATCATCGTGTCTTTCGCTCAGTTCGCGCTGGTACTTTCGGACACACTCGGTAAAAGCCGTCACACTTCGTGTCCGTGTTTACCTCTCCCATTCACTCAGAAAGAAAAATCTTCGGAATAGTGTGACGTTATGACCTCTCCTCCCAGGTCCGTAGTTCAGGATTTCTTTCTGCAGGGAGAATATGGAAGAGAAAAAGATCCTCTGCATTGGTTTGGTGTGTCTGGATATCATAAATGTTGTGGATAAATACCCGGAAGAAGATACTGATACCAGGTAGGAAATTCGGATACATCCAACAACTTGTACAGTATTACTATATTAGTGCACGTTTTGCGTTACCAATCCAAAAGCTTAACCAACCATATAGACTTGATATACCCTGCAGTTACTGTTGCATCACCGGTGTCATAAAATAACCCAATTGTTGATCATGTTAGATGCGTGTCTCAGAGATGGCAGAGAGGAGGAAACGCATCAAACACGTGCACTGTTTTGTCTCTTCTCGGGGCCCCTTGTGCATTTATGGGGTCTTTGGCTCCTGGACCAGTCGCTgagtaagtgtttttttttatctattgttGTACAACGACATTTTCAGGGTAACtgtttatgtatttgttaatgtatttactaacatgaacactGCATTTAGTACAGTATCTtggttaacattaattaatgaaaatacaaatcACTCATTGTTagttgttaactcacagtgcattaactaatgttgacTAGCACCACTTTGGATTTTATAGAtggattagtaaatgttgaactatgattaataagtaTTGCTCATTCTTAGTAAATagattaacattaactaatggaatctattgtaaagtgtgacaatTTTCAGAATAATAAGTCACATATTTGATACAGATTACAATATAAACTGGAAGAATAACATACAACATAACATACAATTTAACAATAcagtataaaaattatatatttatgtgtttgagtaaaacttCATATTGATTTTAGACAACATAATGCCAATTTTTTTTCAGAAGAGTTTAAAAATATCAATATGTGGTTGATAACCCTGAatatacacatatgcacacagaTACTGGTATGTGCAATGCATTTTCACTTAACTTAAGGCTTAAAACGGTTTACACCATACTAGagctgcacagtatatcgtttcagcatcgagattgcaatgtgtgcattcgcagtAGTCACATCACAGCATCTGCAATGTGGATTTGGGATATTAttgttgatcagcaatgaagaatgtgcagtgtttacattttactttacatttgattattcattaaTAGGGGCAGGACAAAATAGCTATATGCATGAGGTGGCAATTCTCATAATGGGGGATCGAACATAtatctaataataaatgtatgtgctgttaataaaacaaacacatcttGTGAATTTTTAATGCATCTTTCCCTCCTCATTcacaaatatcatgatatattatGGATTTTCTTGTGATATATTGCTGATATTGTGATCTATCATTATTGGGGTTAAAATATCATGAAAACATCGTAGTTTATTGTATTACTCTACCTGAATATCCCactacttatttcacttttatatttgctcttatttatttattctagcaATTTCAAAGttaatttgttttttcaaatagagctattcaagtcatctggtgaaactgtattcatatcgcaatataaatcgcagcaaaataaaatattgcaatgtcagattttttcaatatcgtgcagccctacaccgCACAATGAAATTTGTTTTGCCAGTAAACAAAGACTAAATAACATATTAAATGAGAACTTTATATGCATGTAAAAGCCAAAATTGTGAGGTAAATATGCAGAATCGTGAGGGGGAATGTAAGAACGGTCACATACAAAATCACAATGACTTTTTTCAAATTGCTGACACATAGACAGACTTTGAAGTTTATGTCTTGCAATTAAggctatttaaaattatttttattttagaactgCAAGAAAAACCTGTGGCTGAAACAAGCTTCCATACTTTTCAGTTCCTCCCACAACTTTCCGAagatcacacttttttttttagatcgcACATTAGCTGTACACTTAAGTTCTGTATGCATACATTTCCTTGCTAATGTGTTCTTCTAGCTTCATCTTGAATGACTTTCAAATGTACAAGATTGACATCTCTCTTCTTCTGGAGCATGCTGAATGCTCCTTTCCAGCCTCTGTAGTAATCAGCAGTGTGACCACAGGAAGCCGTACAATTCTACATATGaacaggtttgtgtgtgtgttcatgtgtaagTACAAAGCTCTTTCCTCACAGGAACAACTATTCCAGCTGACATATTCCTGATCGcatcaaaatgtaaaaaacaaattgCTAACTCTCTATGTGGTGATGCTTTTTACATTTCTAAGAGTGCACTGAAGGTGCATGGTTCGAAGTTCAATGCGGCACGCTTTGTGAGCCTGATAAACGTTTCCTGCCCAAATCACTCAGTAGTGCATATGGGTCACTGCAGTGCCTTTCTGTTTGCTGTACTAGTTTCATCACGGGGGATTTTGCACGGCGCGGGGTGGACATTTCTGGTGTGGCTTGGCAGAAGTGGGGTGAGACCCCGTGTGCCTGTTGTGTGGTGTGTCCTGCCAATGGCTCTCGCACTGTCGTGCTCTCAGACACGTAAGAGCAACATCTAAAAGTcacaataatcataatataatcaAAGTCAGATCCGtgaattataataatcataatctatGAATGTCATAATTGACATTCATTTAGTCTTGATATCGCTGCTGATATAACAAATCACGACAATTTGACattgcatgcatttatttgagtgcttatgattttttttttgtgggaaattattaacagttaatttaatttgctaaattattttattcatttgtttaaacaacacacaacagCACACAATGTCAAAGCTTACTAGCTCACTTGCAGAGTGCAACCTGCAGGTTCCAGAAGTAAAATCTCCATTCATTTCTTTTCCATGAGGAAACTGTTTTTTTAAGAATAACTGATACAGTTTTAAAGGCAGACCTGCTTTTGAAACAGTCTGAGGTTGTTAATCAATTGCATATGCTTTTATTAAATGCTATGTTCACAATAATTGAGCAGTTTTTAATATAATCATGTTAAATAGCAGAATTTGTTAAGAAAtactacacagaaaaaaaatccataaattagcagttatTCATAATTTGTGATtcactgtttttattttcatttatttaagcttttaaattgcattatgggaccttgatctttttcTCCAACAACTTCtgatgacttttattgacatttttaatagtttttgaagtgatatattggtTGAGTTGTGTTGTAaactacagtacaaaaacctggtaataaactgccagtattttttattgttattttacagacttaatactctctctatattatttcttatgctttttatactgtttcaaactactaaaattgcAATAAAGTAGTAGTTGAATTTTGAATTCATAATGCAATTtatacaacataaaataaatgaaataaattaaatactgaAACTGTTAAATAATGGATATTCGGGCCGATCactgtaaaatctgaaaaatattaATTGTGCATATATATCGTAATAATTTTCATCAAATTATTCTCTTACATATGTAGTTCATATCTGTATTTTATATTAAGCAGTGGTTtggattgtaatttttttttctcattaaaacCTTATTCATGTATCTTTATTTTTTCACATACGTTTTTACTTCAAATGAACGCTTGTAATGTTGTGATTCAGCTTGTAGCTGTTTGGTTTGGTTCGTTGCTTGTAAAACATTCACAAAAACCTTTTTAATATCCCCATTGGATAAAATGAATTGGAAAAATACTTCTGGAACTTCTAGCTGATGGGCACTAATTCACTCTATTCCATGGCTGCCTTAAATACTAAACTGAATATTCACTCTCCACATTCCATGTCCAAATATTTCAGTTTAATGACCACTAAACAGCACAACCGAGCAATTACTGGCaactgcatttattacagtaccACATAATAATACTATTTCATCTCAAATCAATATATAATTGTAATTGCTTCTATTTATTTGTCAAGCAGCCGTGTAATAAGTGGGATGATCCAGTTAGATGCTCATTATCCCAAAATAAACCTCATGCAGAATGATACAAAACTCTCTGCTGAGGTTTATTTTGTGGACTAGTGGACTGCACAGTATCATTTACTTTTATTTGCTTTGTCTGTAGCaaactaacataaaaaaacagcacttatttttatttctgcCTTAAATAATATTTCTCATCACTAATACCTGTTTTGAAAACTTCCAAATCTTCTCCTTCTCTATGATGAGGAGCACACATTGGTTTATAATCACTGTTATCTTATAATAACAGCCCAAAGCTGACTATTTGTTCGCACTGATGACTGTTATCGAATGCTTTTCTGTATACAAACTGACAGGCATCCGCTCTAAAGCAGTAATCTAAGGTTTTTCCACTGCAGATCTTGCACTGATTCACTTTGTGACTGTAAATAGTTTCGAATTATATGATTACAGAAAAATCATGTCAAAATAATAGAGCGTGATTATGACCTATCTGGAACTTCTCATATACTGATGACCACACTGACTGTTGTAgtctaaaatacaaaaaaagcacGTTCATCAGCTATTCTCTCTGTTTAATCAGAAACTTGCCAGATGTTTCTGTAGAAGATTTTTCAAAGGTTGATCTGAGCCAATACAAGTGGGTCCACTGGGAGGTGAGCGGGTCTGCCAAATAACTTTCGTTTGCTacatattaaaacacactgaaacaTCATTTAGTTCTTTCTGATCTTTATTTTATTCCACAAGTGGAGAGCCAGAGCTGATCATTTTATGAATGTGTTGTCAGGGCCGTAATGCTGACGAACAAGTGAAGATGATTGACAGGGTGAGAGAGTACAACAAAAAACAAGACGAGAAGAACAGAATCACCATCTCTGTGGAAATCGAGAAGACCAGAGAGCCGCTCTATCAGCTTTTCCCTCTGGGTGATTTGGTACGATTAAACATGTGAATAAAAAGcattattttgattttaattaattacttagttttgttttgtggctTATTAACTTTGGATTTATTGATTGAATAATAGTCAAATGTTAATTGTAAATTTTGAATGGGTGGATTTGGCCAGTttacacattaataaaaaaataaaatcaacattattaaaaattattgatTATCTAAGCAGCATATTAAAGGATTTCTGGAGGATTGTGTTGAGGTTATGAAGCACTGTTTGTGTTTATAATCCATTGTTGcccaatgacttgtctaattaaccttagtaaagcctttaaattagACTTTAAGCTGGATATTAGCATCTTGTAAATTACtagtaaaaatattatgtactgtcatcatggcaatgacaaaagaaatgagatattattaattcattaattttccttcggcttagtcccttatttatcaggggtcgccacagcttaatgaaccgccaactattccgggaTATGTTTtccgcagcagatgcccttccagctgcaatccacaACTGGgaaactcacactcatacactacggccaatgtagttcatccaattcacctatagggtaTATCTTTAGActgggtgtgtgggtgtgtgtgtgggtgtgtgtgtgggggggtgggggggatgggtgtattagaaattagttattaaaactatataatgaattaaattattaaataagtatatatatttttttgtgtgaaaataaATCTACCCCCATTAAACTGTCATTTTGTTCATCTttcaatgcacaaatattcaaataagtTGAGCTTCCAATACTGCACTGTTAATGGGAGCTGAaattaaaatatctaataaatatattgtagagacaatatttaataaatgaacatGTAAGGAGCTTAAGACTTTAATGGGCATTGTTTTTGTatcttttgctttttaaattctGTATAAGTCTGAATATATTCTATTATTTACAGGCCAGCCAATACATGTTTAGATACCACATAACCCGAGTATCTGTATCTGCTTTCACCCAGGTCTTTGTTAGTAAGGATGTGGCCCAACACTTTGGTTTCGACTCAGCCGCTGCAGCACTGAAGGGTTTCAGTGGTCGACTGAAGAAGGGGTGAGTCTGTCTAGCGACCACTAGATGTCCCTAGTATTACACAAATTCTGCTGACTTGATTAGGCGTCGGAAACACCACTTAAAGGGAAATTTACTCAAAAATagaaattctgtaatcatttatgtTTCATTTCCTTCTTCCGTGTTATTTAATTTGCGTGAACTTTCCCAATCAAGTCAGTAGAATTTTTGTAACATTGGTGAAATGAACgtttgaagatattttgtaaactgCTGGAATCCATCGACTTCCATTGTaggcaaaaacaaatactatggatgtcaatggtttccaacagttttaaaatatcttcaaacGTTTATTTCACTAGTGCTACAAAAATTTGATAGACTTGATTATACATCAAAATCACCACTTAAAGGGAAAGATCACTCAAAAatagaaattctgtcatcatttactctattgtcacaaacctgtttgatttccttcttgtgttcaacacaaaagaagaaactgTTGGaatccatattatttgtttttcttactatggacgtcaccagtttccaacattcttcaaaatatcttctttgtgtacGCCAGAAAAATAAAGAcattcataaaggttttgaacctTTTGAAGTAAATGCtgatgacattttcatttttggaactACTGTATGCTTTTAAGAATGTGTACTTTTCAAATATTACCTGCTTATATAAGTTTGAATGTGTATCCAGTGCCACCCTCATTTGTGCCTGGGCGGAAAAGGGAGCTGATGCCATGGGTCCTGACGGTGTGATCATTCATTCAGATGCATTTCCACCAGAGAAGCTTGTGGACACACTTGGAGCAGGCGATACCTTCAATGCTTCTGTGCTCTATTCACTTTCAAAGGGTAAGGATGCAAGTCTGATTCTGAAACACAGAGACGTAATGGGTTATTGagcacatttacatgcacaccgTGTCctcacaaaacaaaaaccaaacaaacaaaaaaactgtttattaagcAAAACAATAACCCTCCAATGCAAGTAAAGAGCGTTCACAGGACTAGTAAATCAGTTTATTTGGTGTAATgtaatcatttggaaaattgtCATGTTGCAAGACAAATgcaagacatttttattttagtttaggtcAAGAAAGTGTCAAagtttgcagttttattttttattctgcagCTTATTTACTTTTTCTGAATGTGCTTTAATTAGCAGTAAGGATGCGTTCAAATCAGTAAGCTGACAGAAAGCTGGTTAATGTGTTTCCTAAATCGCTATGAGGGGCATTTGGGTTAAATAAGAGCATGTAAATAAACACAGTAACTGATATTAACTCAGTTAagacaatattctgattaagaATGCTATGTAAattgagatttttgattacctttatttacttttacacttaaaagtaaacaaaaatcgATTTAAGTTGTTGggtattcctattttagtcacattattgaagtgcaaaaTAGACCTGTACATTTTAGACACATTATTACCACAGCTTAGGATTCAATATTCTTTGATTTTTTGCAATAGAATACATAAGCaatacccacatgaaaaaatactgtaatttataatCAATTAAAACAACTGTTTTACCTTTATAATTGTtcgtttttaaaccatactatagtaaatcacttaaattaatctgttgtagttGTTCTATAGATGctgtggtaatacaacaactatagtgacaTAAATCACCATATACTGAATTAGTACAACAattcaccacagtttactgtagtaaaacctaAATATACTACAgtctttattacagtttatcagtttactttTGTTTATGCTACAGGTACCTATATTAAAGAATATTGTAATTTATAGGAAATTGCTAGAACTGTTTtacctttttatatatttttttaaagcatactatagtaaatcacttaaattaatctgttgtggttattTTATAGATGCCATGGTAATTCAACAACTATCGTGACATAAATCGCCCTATCCTCTATAAATACTACAATTCactacagtttactgtagtaaaacctaAAATATACTAccgtattggtaacactttattttaatggtctatttgagtattagtagactgtctgcttgatttctgttaatactgctccttcaacagaattttaactgactataagaaactttgcaagtacatgtcaactaacactaacccaaaccccaacagtctacatataatctaatgagaatttgttggcatgtagatgcaatgtaacttaaattcaacatgCGGACTCTCAAAATAAATTACCACAGTGGTAATTACAGTTAATCAGTTCACTAATACTGCAGGTTCccacattaaaaaatacagtattttatggaAAATTATTACATCTGTTTTACCTtttcattttttccccccaaaatcATACTATAGTACAATACTTGAATTAATTTGTTATGGTAATTCTATGCTTGCCATGGTAATACAGCAACTATAGTGACATAAATTGCCCAGAACTTATAAGTACCACaataccacagtttactgtagtaaaacctaAAGTATATATActaaagtatttattacagtttatcagttcactttaGTTAATACTATAGTATGccatagcattcattaacaaagtgttgtacaTGCTAGAATATATACATCATAGTATacacttaaataataaaatactatggTGTTTTTTTCATGTGCGCAGTGTCAAATGTTTAGCCACAAACTAAAATCAAGAAATTGTGTCCTACACTGTCTGTTTGTACTTGTAGAATGCCAGATAATTAAATGCACCTAATTTTACATCAGATTttgtaaaattacaaataaaacacccaaaattgggggcgcagtgggtagcacaatcgcctcacagcaagaaggtcgctggttcgagcctcggctgcatttctgtgtggagtttgcatgttctccacgtgttcgcgtgggtttcctccaggtgcttcggttttcctcacaagtccaaagacatgcgctttaggtgaattgggtatgctaaattgtccatagtgtatgtgtgtgaattagtgtgtatggatgtttcccagtgatgggttgcagctggaagggcatcctctgtgtaaagcatatgctggtaagttggcggttcattcccctgtggcgacccttgattaataaagggactaagccagaaaaaaatgaatgaacacccAAAACTGTAAATGGCACCTTAACAAATATATACTGTGCAGTGATACAGTACATGAAATTCTGGAGTTAACATTAGATggcatttatttataatgtgtgaTAATAATCAATCTTTGCACTACTATCCACCTTTTTCTATGATAGGCTACTGTGTTTTAAATTATGGGTTGTacttggggtaattaggcaaggtccattttaagtaaatgaaataaaacacttCATTCAATAAGGTTGTGTTGCAAAAAATTCATAAACTCAGTAAAAACGGAATGAGatgttttatttagcatttatcaTGAAAATAACATTACAGTTACactaggggctctattttaatgatctaggtgcaaagtctaaagcacatggtgcaaaagcattaagtgaatccacttttgctattttaaggacagttTCTcctgcggcgcatggtctaaagcagcgacatgcatttcagaattctaaacatggaTTTCTATCAAAGTACAAACACCGGCGCTGCAAGACAGCTGCTGTCTGCGGTGGCCAGTCACGACTCAAGActctgttcatatttctgccgtgccatagagcgccatctgattagtttcattttaaatagagtgctaatgtgcgcatctggtgtgctaTACTTTAAACTGTCATGTgcgtatggagagagattagactcaataataattcacgcaaaagacacgatgtacacatgcgtagccaaattcacgtacgtaaaatatttatttatacttacaaaaacaattcacatgcacaaaataaaaatacattttcataaaatacgtttcacaaatgcaaaacaccatttgcaaatatatgagtgtacaaaaagttttgaatgtttaaaattcacgagttcatcctgaatgagaatgtgcaaatcctctatcacgtacgactcaccctgaatacgagtgtgtgcatttttgagactttcctgtcagcacacacctcccacgtgagtcactcgtgccctgtagccaattagatgcg encodes:
- the khk gene encoding ketohexokinase isoform X2; the encoded protein is MEEKKILCIGLVCLDIINVVDKYPEEDTDTRCVSQRWQRGGNASNTCTVLSLLGAPCAFMGSLAPGPVADFILNDFQMYKIDISLLLEHAECSFPASVVISSVTTGSRTILHMNRNLPDVSVEDFSKVDLSQYKWVHWEGRNADEQVKMIDRVREYNKKQDEKNRITISVEIEKTREPLYQLFPLGDLVFVSKDVAQHFGFDSAAAALKGFSGRLKKGATLICAWAEKGADAMGPDGVIIHSDAFPPEKLVDTLGAGDTFNASVLYSLSKGGSLQDALTFGCQIAGKKCGVHGYDGILH
- the khk gene encoding ketohexokinase isoform X1 codes for the protein MEEKKILCIGLVCLDIINVVDKYPEEDTDTRCVSQRWQRGGNASNTCTVLSLLGAPCAFMGSLAPGPVADFITGDFARRGVDISGVAWQKWGETPCACCVVCPANGSRTVVLSDTNLPDVSVEDFSKVDLSQYKWVHWEGRNADEQVKMIDRVREYNKKQDEKNRITISVEIEKTREPLYQLFPLGDLVFVSKDVAQHFGFDSAAAALKGFSGRLKKGATLICAWAEKGADAMGPDGVIIHSDAFPPEKLVDTLGAGDTFNASVLYSLSKGGSLQDALTFGCQIAGKKCGVHGYDGILH